The segment TCCTCATTTCTTAGCGACAGCATATCTAACAATTCTTTTTGCGCAGACTCATCTCTATCAAGAACCAATTTATCTAAGAGCAACTTGAGATTTTCCAGTTCTACATTACTTAAATTTTTTAATCTTGGTAATATACCTTGACCATCATTAGTAATGAGCTGCTCTTTAAAACGATTTAACAAATAATTAACCCCTATCGGTCTTGTCTCCGGCTTCTCTGCTATAGCTAAACCAATCATTGTATCTAGTAAACGTCGTCTTACACCTGTATTGCAACTTGGTTCATCATATCCTTTATTATCTACTTCATTATCATCAAAGTTATGTGCTCTATTTAAGAGAGCCAATGTTTTTATGAAGGTTTCTTTTTGGTTATTACAAACCTCCTCTTTAGTGGTTACTCCTTTTTCTATCAAATTCATATTATCATTGCTCAGCTCAATATTTTCATCATTTAGAGCATGCCAAATCAGCGCTAACAAACGCCAATCTTCAGGGGTGATTGAGGTTTGCCTTGCCTTTGATGTTCCTTCTACAAATTTTGCATTAGGAGATATCCATTTATTCTTAGAACCTGCAAACAAATAGCGCCAGGCCTGATGTTCTATATTTAAGAGCTGACGCTTCGTTAATTTTCTATCTTTTTTGTCTAGCTCCAATTTTAATTTTTTCTTCGCAAGACGGCCGGTAAGATACGCTTTCAAATCATTTAATGATTTTTTTTCATCCAGATAAGGGTAAAGCTTCTCTAGTGCATGCACGATACCTTGTTCTTGCAGGTTCAATAAGCGTTGTGAATTTTCTTTGTCTTGCGCCATTGCACGAAGGTCTTCAACGACATTATCTGCATCCAATATCGCTGCTCGTACCGCATCAACCCTTAAAAGACGCTCAACAACATCAGAAAAATTATTCAAATATGCCTGACGAATAATTTCGTTATGATTGTTTGCGATTTTATTTCTTACAGCATCAATCTCTAAAAGAAGATCAATTGATGCAAGCTTTTTGTATTTGTCACATTTTTTATATTGTGCAACTATTCGAAAAATTTCATTATCTTTGTCAGCAATTTTGTCTCGCACCGTTTCAAATTCCAAAAGACGAGAAATCACAAGAAACGCGACTTTTTCAGCAGCCAGATGAAGAGCATAATTACCATTTTCATAAACAATTCTCTGCAATTTGTCAATTTTCAAAAGGCGATCTACAACAGCAAGGCGCTCACAGATAATTGCTCTATGGAAAGCATTTTTGATAATATAAATATCATCATTTATTTCTTCAAATTCTAAAAAAAGATTAACCACATCAAAATGACCATTTTCTGCAGCCCAATAAAAAGCCCTATCTAGTAGTGCACCACGTACTGATGGAAACTCTAAAAGACGAACAACCACATCAAGACAACCATTTTTAGCAGCCAAACATAAGGCTAAATTATCATCTATTGAAACACGATTTTTAATAGAGTTAATTTCCAACAAGAGATTGACCAGATCAAGAGAGCCATTCTGACAGGCCAAACGGAACGCAGTATTATTAACATCTTCAACAATATTATTTTTGACCACATTAGAAGATAAAAGATGACGTACCATATTAATATCGCCATACAAAATCGCAGTACAAAAAAATTCATAATTAATTTCAACATCTTTTCGATAGACTAAAAATCTCAAGCAATCATAAATTTCATCATTCTTTTGTTTTTGGCATGCTCGCTCTAAATCATCGAGTATGTGTAACATGTTACTTGTATCTGATAGGCCTGTGGCAATGCTGCGGCTTTGAGTTATTGAGATTGTTTTCAGATTACTTCCCATACTGGCAAAGCAATAAATTTCATGTAGAAAAGCAATTTGAGGACGATCTGCCAACGTATTTATCAGTTCTGTTGCATTTTCATAAATACGCCCGTGATAAGAAAAATTTCTCAAAGCCAAGAAGTGTGACTTACCATAAAATTTTATTCTGTTTTCAATGAAATTCTCTACGTCTCTGCTGTCTAGTGATAGCATGATAGACAACGATTTTTGTAAAGACTCATCCTGATCTGAAAACTTATCTAGCAGTTCTTGAAGATTTCTTAATTCGACAACGCTCAATCTTTTTAATTTAGGCAATATGCCTGTACCACTTGTAATCAGTTGTTCTTTAAAACACTTTACTAAGTAATTAATACTTAACCGTAGGCTACGGTCTTTAGTTATAGATATTTTTTTTTGGATCTCCCACACACTGGCTGGCTGGCTGGCTGGCTGGCTGGCTGGCTGGCTGGCTGGCTGGCTGGCTGGCTGGCTGGCTGGCTGGCTGGCTGGCTGGCTGGCTGGCTGGCTGGCTGGCTAACAAGATAATAAATTTTATCTGCAAAAGCAAGTTGAGGATGCTTTGCCAAAGTGTTTATCAGTTCTGCTGCATCTTTATAAATATGCTCGTGATAAGAAAAATCTCTCAAAGCCAAGAAACGTGATTCACCATAAAAATCTTTTCTGCTTTTTATAAAAGCTTCTACTTCTTGATTACTTAGTGAGAGTATGGCGGATAA is part of the Candidatus Berkiella cookevillensis genome and harbors:
- a CDS encoding ankyrin repeat domain-containing protein, with translation MLSLDSRDVENFIENRIKFYGKSHFLALRNFSYHGRIYENATELINTLADRPQIAFLHEIYCFASMGSNLKTISITQSRSIATGLSDTSNMLHILDDLERACQKQKNDEIYDCLRFLVYRKDVEINYEFFCTAILYGDINMVRHLLSSNVVKNNIVEDVNNTAFRLACQNGSLDLVNLLLEINSIKNRVSIDDNLALCLAAKNGCLDVVVRLLEFPSVRGALLDRAFYWAAENGHFDVVNLFLEFEEINDDIYIIKNAFHRAIICERLAVVDRLLKIDKLQRIVYENGNYALHLAAEKVAFLVISRLLEFETVRDKIADKDNEIFRIVAQYKKCDKYKKLASIDLLLEIDAVRNKIANNHNEIIRQAYLNNFSDVVERLLRVDAVRAAILDADNVVEDLRAMAQDKENSQRLLNLQEQGIVHALEKLYPYLDEKKSLNDLKAYLTGRLAKKKLKLELDKKDRKLTKRQLLNIEHQAWRYLFAGSKNKWISPNAKFVEGTSKARQTSITPEDWRLLALIWHALNDENIELSNDNMNLIEKGVTTKEEVCNNQKETFIKTLALLNRAHNFDDNEVDNKGYDEPSCNTGVRRRLLDTMIGLAIAEKPETRPIGVNYLLNRFKEQLITNDGQGILPRLKNLSNVELENLKLLLDKLVLDRDESAQKELLDMLSLRNEEIDIFIKETKKYYGELRFLSLRKLSYQDQIYEDAGQMIETWASNLHISFAQEIYELMNQVKILKKANNEIGTDIDVAMIKNNILQFSQTESSNSRNPAPFTERFGDMQLDSEGFDDLAPPKKKKKLS